A stretch of Thermodesulfobacteriota bacterium DNA encodes these proteins:
- the amrB gene encoding AmmeMemoRadiSam system protein B, translating to MTASYSEREEIREPAVAGAFYPNDPVILKKQIKDFLNNVPEEKIEGKIIALISPHAGYMYSGQVAAFGYKLLEGSDFNRVIVIAPSHRAHFHGASVYNKTGYKTPLGIVPVDRDLCNRIIAQNEMISYYPQAHIQEHSLEVQVPFLQTVLKEFKLVPIVMGSQDFNTCRILSEAIVQAIKDKTALIVASSDLSHFHRYDKAVSLDKIVLHHIDKFDSSGLAQDLKDGRCEACGGGPIVTAMLISGKLGANKAGVLNYANSGDVAGDKSGVVGYASAVLYENKGETEYKQMERAGVNLGLTVEEKRTILSIAKTAIECRLKNQNLPKFDISSDTLKEKRGAFVTLHKHGSLRGCIGNIHGNKPLYITIEEMAIASAFNDPRFKPVTEGEFRDLDIEISVLTPLRKIDDVEDIQVGKHGIYIEKGYYSGLLLPQVATEYGWDRNTFLEQTCNKAGLPKSAWKDKDTRIYIFSADIFSEGEL from the coding sequence TTGACTGCATCATATAGTGAAAGAGAGGAGATAAGGGAACCTGCTGTAGCCGGTGCCTTTTATCCGAATGATCCAGTAATTTTGAAGAAACAGATAAAGGATTTTTTAAACAATGTCCCGGAGGAGAAAATTGAGGGAAAGATAATAGCTCTCATCTCTCCCCATGCTGGGTATATGTACTCAGGACAGGTAGCAGCCTTTGGGTATAAATTGCTTGAAGGATCAGATTTCAACAGGGTTATAGTAATTGCCCCCAGTCACAGAGCCCATTTTCATGGGGCTTCGGTGTATAATAAGACTGGCTATAAAACCCCCCTTGGAATAGTTCCTGTTGATCGCGATCTTTGCAATAGGATTATTGCCCAGAATGAGATGATAAGTTACTACCCCCAGGCTCATATCCAGGAGCATTCATTAGAGGTACAGGTTCCTTTTTTGCAGACAGTTTTAAAAGAATTTAAATTAGTCCCCATAGTAATGGGCAGTCAGGATTTCAATACATGTAGGATTTTGAGCGAAGCTATTGTGCAGGCGATAAAGGATAAAACGGCACTTATCGTTGCCAGTTCAGACCTTTCTCATTTCCATCGTTATGATAAGGCAGTAAGTCTTGACAAAATAGTTCTGCATCACATTGATAAATTTGATTCTAGTGGACTTGCACAGGACCTGAAAGACGGTAGGTGTGAGGCTTGTGGAGGAGGACCAATAGTCACTGCTATGTTGATTTCAGGGAAGTTAGGAGCTAATAAAGCCGGAGTATTGAACTATGCCAATTCAGGCGATGTAGCCGGTGATAAAAGTGGGGTTGTTGGATATGCATCTGCTGTTCTGTATGAAAACAAGGGAGAGACTGAATACAAACAGATGGAAAGAGCAGGTGTAAACCTCGGGCTTACCGTAGAGGAAAAGAGGACTATCCTCAGCATCGCCAAAACCGCTATCGAATGTAGGCTAAAAAATCAAAACTTACCCAAGTTTGATATAAGCTCAGATACTTTAAAAGAAAAGAGAGGCGCTTTTGTAACCCTTCATAAACATGGCAGCTTAAGGGGGTGTATTGGAAATATCCATGGTAACAAGCCTCTCTATATAACCATTGAAGAGATGGCAATAGCTTCTGCCTTCAATGACCCGAGATTTAAGCCTGTTACAGAGGGAGAGTTCAGGGATCTGGATATCGAGATTTCTGTACTGACACCTTTAAGAAAGATAGATGACGTTGAAGATATTCAAGTGGGGAAGCATGGAATATATATAGAAAAAGGTTACTATTCAGGGTTGCTCCTTCCTCAGGTGGCTACTGAGTATGGATGGGACAGAAACACCTTTCTGGAACAGACCTGTAATAAGGCAGGGTTGCCAAAGAGCGCATGGAAGGATAAAGACACACGCATATATATCTTCTCGGCAGATATCTTCTCTGAGGGAGAACTGTAA
- the ftsY gene encoding signal recognition particle-docking protein FtsY has translation MLWLKKDTTNKDKGGKGVLNRLKERLSKTREGFVSRVDRVVLGKKKIDDDLLEELEEILITSDLGVQVSYRLIENMKEKIKRKELDDPNLLKEYIQREILDILKAEEKPLEISNSCPFVIMVVGVNGVGKTTTIAKMANRLKEEGKSVLLAAADTFRAAAIEQLEIWGERAGCKVIKHQNGSDPSAVVFDSIKAAQARDIDVLIIDTAGRLHTKVNLMEELKKIQRIIGRELPGAPHEVLLVLDATTGQNAISQAKLFKDATNITGIALTKLDGTAKGGIIVGISDELKIPLRYVGIGEGMDDLKVFNAKEFVEALF, from the coding sequence TTGCTGTGGTTAAAAAAAGACACCACAAATAAGGACAAGGGAGGAAAGGGCGTCCTTAACAGGTTAAAAGAGCGATTATCAAAGACCAGAGAAGGCTTTGTAAGCAGGGTGGATCGGGTTGTACTTGGTAAAAAGAAGATAGATGATGACCTGTTAGAAGAGCTTGAAGAAATACTGATTACTTCTGATTTGGGGGTTCAGGTCAGCTACAGATTAATCGAAAACATGAAGGAAAAGATTAAAAGAAAGGAGCTTGATGACCCAAACCTTCTGAAAGAGTATATTCAGAGAGAAATTTTAGATATACTAAAGGCTGAGGAAAAACCTCTTGAGATTTCAAATTCCTGTCCATTTGTCATAATGGTTGTTGGAGTCAACGGGGTTGGGAAGACAACTACTATTGCAAAGATGGCAAACAGGCTTAAGGAGGAAGGAAAGAGCGTTCTTCTTGCTGCAGCAGATACATTCCGGGCTGCTGCTATAGAGCAGCTTGAGATATGGGGAGAAAGGGCAGGTTGCAAAGTTATTAAACATCAGAACGGGTCTGATCCTTCGGCAGTTGTTTTTGATTCCATAAAGGCGGCACAGGCAAGAGATATTGATGTCCTCATAATTGATACTGCGGGCAGACTGCATACCAAAGTAAATCTGATGGAAGAGCTAAAGAAGATTCAAAGGATTATTGGAAGGGAGCTGCCAGGCGCCCCCCATGAAGTTCTCCTGGTCCTGGATGCTACTACCGGTCAGAATGCTATTTCTCAGGCTAAACTATTCAAAGATGCCACAAATATTACAGGGATAGCTCTGACAAAACTCGACGGCACAGCTAAAGGTGGGATTATTGTAGGTATTTCCGATGAGCTAAAGATCCCTTTAAGATACGTGGGGATTGGCGAGGGGATGGATGATCTGAAAGTGTTTAATGCTAAAGAGTTTGTAGAGGCACTTTTTTAA
- a CDS encoding thermonuclease family protein, whose product MSKILRWSIKPYLLVSIISLLLVGVAVAQNLYLCTRAVDGDTIVVNIEGKHENVRLIGVDTPETVHPFKPVEYYGKEASEFTKSMVEGKQVRLEYDWQKRDKYGRLLAYVFLTDGTFINAEIVKQGYGHAYTRFPFKYLEEFRRYEREARENNRGLWKEDK is encoded by the coding sequence ATGAGTAAAATATTGCGATGGAGCATTAAGCCTTACCTCTTGGTGTCAATAATCTCCTTACTTCTTGTTGGGGTAGCTGTCGCACAAAACCTTTACTTATGCACCCGTGCCGTTGATGGTGATACCATTGTCGTTAATATAGAAGGAAAACATGAGAATGTCCGTCTTATTGGAGTTGATACCCCTGAAACCGTTCATCCCTTTAAGCCAGTTGAATACTATGGCAAAGAAGCATCTGAGTTTACAAAAAGTATGGTTGAAGGTAAGCAAGTCCGTCTTGAATATGACTGGCAAAAAAGGGATAAATATGGAAGGCTTTTAGCCTATGTATTCCTGACAGACGGCACTTTTATAAATGCTGAGATTGTTAAACAGGGTTACGGGCATGCATATACGAGATTCCCTTTCAAGTATTTGGAGGAGTTTAGAAGATATGAGAGGGAGGCAAGAGAAAATAATAGAGGACTATGGAAAGAAGATAAATAG
- a CDS encoding HepT-like ribonuclease domain-containing protein, producing the protein MRKDNIIRLRHMLEAAKEAISFSENKTKNDLHSDRMLALSIIKSIEIIGEAASTVTKDFRDSHNEIPWASIVSMHQT; encoded by the coding sequence ATGCGGAAGGATAATATTATACGATTAAGGCATATGCTTGAAGCTGCAAAAGAAGCTATATCCTTCTCTGAAAATAAGACAAAGAATGATCTTCATTCAGACCGTATGCTTGCTCTTTCTATAATAAAGTCTATTGAGATAATCGGTGAAGCAGCTTCTACCGTAACAAAAGATTTTCGTGACAGTCATAATGAAATCCCATGGGCAAGCATTGTAAGCATGCATCAAACATGA
- the hxsD gene encoding His-Xaa-Ser system protein HxsD: MEMMKELESGKLLLKVNKNLYKSKEVIFSAAYKFTDNCYIQIDSIDPDYYGVFFQVKKSDIDLISEVNEFCNELIDQQIRYDLNNSNSSIKELIIKKAFSPFQND; encoded by the coding sequence ATGGAAATGATGAAAGAATTAGAGAGCGGCAAATTATTATTAAAAGTTAATAAGAACCTTTATAAATCAAAAGAAGTCATTTTTTCTGCAGCATATAAATTTACAGACAACTGCTATATCCAAATTGACTCAATAGATCCCGATTATTATGGTGTTTTTTTTCAGGTAAAGAAATCGGATATAGATTTAATTTCCGAGGTAAACGAGTTTTGTAATGAACTTATTGACCAGCAAATCCGATACGATCTCAATAATTCAAACAGTTCAATAAAAGAACTAATCATAAAAAAAGCCTTTTCCCCATTTCAAAATGATTAA
- a CDS encoding addiction module protein, protein MSIKTADILELSVAERIQMVEDIWDSIAAVPEAVLLSEDQKLELDRRLEAYHLNPDVGAPWIEVRERIRNWFTS, encoded by the coding sequence ATGAGCATTAAAACAGCAGATATTCTTGAACTGAGCGTTGCTGAGCGGATTCAAATGGTTGAAGACATATGGGACAGCATTGCAGCCGTCCCGGAGGCAGTACTGCTCAGCGAAGATCAAAAACTGGAACTTGATCGCAGACTGGAAGCATATCATCTGAATCCTGACGTTGGGGCTCCTTGGATCGAGGTTAGAGAACGAATCCGCAACTGGTTCACATCATGA
- a CDS encoding glycosyltransferase, giving the protein MDIIVENPDHVESVDIIVGIPSYNEADSIAYPTDVASRGLIEYFPDKKSVIINVDNNSPDGTIDAFMNTPTKVPKIYISTPKGVKGKGNNLKNIFEAAVELQAKAVVVVDADLKSITPQWIQYLGEPLFTGFNYVTPIYVRHKYDGSITNHIAYPLLRTLFGLRVRQPIGGDFGFCGRMARAFLSEKLWNEKVANFGIDIWMTTIAIARRFKVCQTFLGSPKSHRAKDPAKDLGPMFKQVVMTFFDLMIDFEYLWKDTSASLPSSIFGFGLGSDEKPPVVNVNKDALYDSFISGFEKYGKEWEKIIPQPELIEVSKTKKMPQEVFYYHSDLWARILFNFAIAYRNNEIPQEQILEAMVPFYHSRILSFVNKTGHMGIKECEEYFESIVRVFEGEKYYLIKRWDQDRKKLGQKLFGCSR; this is encoded by the coding sequence ATGGATATCATAGTTGAGAACCCGGATCATGTTGAGAGCGTGGACATTATTGTAGGTATCCCTTCCTACAATGAGGCTGATTCTATTGCATATCCCACTGATGTTGCCAGTCGGGGACTGATAGAGTACTTCCCCGATAAAAAGTCAGTAATTATCAATGTGGACAATAATTCACCGGATGGGACGATAGATGCCTTTATGAATACCCCGACAAAAGTTCCTAAAATCTATATCTCTACTCCAAAAGGGGTAAAAGGGAAGGGGAATAATCTCAAGAATATATTTGAGGCAGCTGTTGAACTCCAGGCCAAGGCAGTGGTGGTAGTTGATGCTGATTTAAAAAGTATTACCCCCCAGTGGATCCAATACTTGGGCGAACCCCTTTTTACAGGTTTTAATTACGTTACCCCGATTTACGTTCGCCATAAGTATGATGGTTCTATTACCAATCATATTGCCTATCCGTTGCTGAGAACTCTTTTCGGGCTGAGGGTCAGGCAGCCTATCGGGGGAGATTTTGGGTTTTGCGGAAGAATGGCCAGGGCATTTTTGTCGGAGAAACTCTGGAATGAAAAGGTTGCCAATTTTGGGATCGACATCTGGATGACCACCATTGCTATTGCCCGCCGTTTTAAAGTATGTCAGACCTTTTTGGGGTCTCCTAAGAGTCATAGGGCTAAGGACCCTGCTAAGGATCTGGGTCCCATGTTTAAACAGGTGGTTATGACCTTTTTTGATTTGATGATTGATTTTGAATATCTCTGGAAGGATACTTCAGCGAGTTTGCCAAGCAGTATCTTTGGATTTGGTCTTGGGAGCGACGAGAAGCCCCCTGTAGTAAATGTCAACAAAGATGCCCTATATGACAGTTTTATCTCCGGTTTTGAAAAATACGGTAAGGAGTGGGAAAAGATTATTCCACAACCAGAGTTGATTGAGGTTAGTAAGACTAAAAAAATGCCCCAGGAGGTATTTTATTATCACAGTGATCTTTGGGCCAGGATCCTGTTTAACTTTGCTATTGCTTATCGAAACAATGAGATTCCTCAGGAGCAGATTCTTGAAGCAATGGTTCCTTTTTATCATTCCCGAATTTTATCATTTGTTAACAAAACAGGTCATATGGGAATAAAGGAATGTGAAGAGTATTTTGAGAGTATTGTTCGTGTATTTGAGGGTGAAAAGTACTATTTGATAAAGCGCTGGGACCAGGACAGAAAGAAACTGGGTCAAAAACTCTTTGGTTGTTCGAGGTGA
- a CDS encoding acyl-CoA dehydrogenase family protein, which translates to MIRFSDEQIMVRDMVSRLAREKIQAIAIEAERRHSFDPKLLKILGENGLLSLLLPVELGGANADLTTCCLTVEELSRVDGSVGISYATHTTGVFFIVDWASQEQKERYYRKIAQEGAYFGVALTEPNAGSDAASIKTRAERSGQNYIINGNKILITNAGVAHVFLVFAVTGPGMRDKGISAFIVDRDTPGIKFGKEEEKMSVVGSSTRELIFDNAQIQAQNLLSDEGTGFKIVMTEFMKSRLLVAAMALGIARGGLDEAVRYAKERTQFGKTISEFQGIQFMIADMVMNIEVAKRMIYTTSESIGHGKAGKELAPFAAISKCFASDVAMKVTTDAVQILGGYGIIKEYPVERMMRDAKVTQIIEGTNQIQRIIIARDILKS; encoded by the coding sequence ATGATTCGATTTAGCGATGAGCAGATAATGGTTCGGGACATGGTGTCCAGGTTAGCAAGGGAGAAAATACAAGCCATTGCCATAGAAGCAGAAAGGAGGCATAGTTTTGATCCAAAGTTGTTGAAGATTCTGGGCGAAAATGGTCTATTAAGCCTTTTGCTCCCTGTGGAATTGGGTGGAGCCAATGCTGACTTAACCACATGTTGCCTGACTGTTGAAGAACTATCCAGGGTAGATGGATCAGTAGGCATAAGCTATGCAACCCATACTACCGGGGTTTTTTTTATAGTTGATTGGGCATCTCAAGAGCAGAAAGAGAGATATTATCGAAAGATTGCCCAGGAGGGGGCATATTTTGGCGTAGCCCTTACGGAACCCAACGCAGGTTCTGATGCTGCTTCGATTAAGACCAGAGCAGAACGTTCAGGTCAAAATTACATAATAAACGGAAACAAGATATTAATTACCAATGCCGGGGTTGCCCATGTCTTTTTGGTCTTTGCTGTTACTGGACCTGGGATGAGGGATAAGGGTATAAGTGCGTTTATTGTTGACAGAGATACCCCCGGTATTAAATTCGGCAAAGAAGAAGAAAAAATGTCTGTCGTGGGTTCTTCCACCAGAGAACTCATCTTTGATAATGCTCAAATCCAGGCGCAAAACCTCCTGAGCGATGAAGGTACAGGCTTCAAGATTGTTATGACCGAGTTCATGAAAAGTCGATTGCTTGTTGCAGCTATGGCGCTGGGTATTGCCAGAGGAGGGCTTGATGAAGCGGTGAGATATGCTAAAGAAAGGACACAATTCGGAAAAACCATCTCTGAGTTTCAAGGGATTCAGTTTATGATTGCCGATATGGTGATGAATATCGAAGTTGCAAAAAGAATGATCTATACAACAAGTGAATCTATAGGTCATGGAAAAGCAGGCAAGGAGTTGGCACCCTTTGCTGCCATCTCAAAGTGTTTTGCCTCTGACGTAGCAATGAAGGTTACCACAGATGCCGTACAGATCCTGGGTGGATACGGGATAATAAAGGAGTATCCGGTGGAAAGGATGATGAGAGACGCTAAAGTGACCCAGATAATCGAGGGAACAAACCAGATTCAACGTATTATAATTGCGAGAGATATATTAAAGTCGTAA
- the hxsB gene encoding His-Xaa-Ser system radical SAM maturase HxsB, with protein MINQNNSTHYIILPFNFLRHNKNHILLVNLVGEYLSLSESDFEKLITYSIGETSALYPYLKGKHIIAETISDPAIELLSVKYRTKKEFLSFFTSLHMIELTIRCNQKCIYCHASSKDLDKTKYDMSIDTSEKVVEVIFMSPSNSIKIEFQGGEPLLNYETIKYIIEYANKLALLKKKEIEFVVCTNLTLVTNEMLEYFADKNICISTSLDGPEHVHNFNRRYRNGAATYEDVIRNLEKAKKFIDPSRISALMTPTEYSLNYVEEIVDEYIRNGFNSIFIRPLNPFGYALQKISAIGYDPNKFVTFYKRILEYIIKINLEGYFLEESFTSLLLTRILTHFPPVLSISNFLPEQVFLV; from the coding sequence ATGATTAATCAAAATAATTCAACCCACTATATCATTCTGCCTTTTAATTTTTTAAGACATAATAAAAATCACATCCTTTTAGTTAATTTAGTAGGAGAATATTTATCCTTATCAGAAAGTGACTTTGAAAAATTAATTACCTACAGTATTGGGGAAACATCGGCACTTTATCCATACTTAAAAGGAAAGCATATTATTGCTGAGACAATATCCGACCCTGCAATTGAGCTTCTTTCGGTTAAATACAGAACAAAAAAAGAATTTCTCTCTTTTTTTACATCCTTGCATATGATTGAATTAACCATAAGATGTAACCAAAAATGTATCTATTGTCATGCATCTTCAAAGGATTTAGACAAAACCAAATATGATATGAGCATAGATACTTCCGAAAAGGTAGTCGAAGTTATCTTTATGAGTCCCTCAAATTCTATAAAAATAGAGTTCCAAGGTGGTGAACCTCTTCTAAATTATGAAACCATCAAGTACATAATAGAATACGCAAACAAGTTGGCGTTACTTAAAAAGAAAGAAATAGAATTTGTGGTATGCACTAATTTAACATTAGTAACTAATGAAATGTTAGAATATTTTGCTGACAAGAATATCTGTATTTCCACTTCTCTAGATGGTCCAGAACATGTTCATAATTTCAATAGACGCTATCGTAATGGAGCAGCTACTTATGAAGATGTCATTAGAAACTTGGAAAAAGCTAAAAAATTTATTGACCCATCAAGAATATCAGCATTGATGACTCCCACAGAATATAGTCTTAATTACGTAGAAGAGATTGTGGACGAATACATTAGAAATGGATTTAATTCAATCTTCATCCGCCCGCTAAATCCTTTTGGGTATGCTCTGCAGAAAATTAGTGCAATTGGATATGATCCCAATAAATTTGTTACATTTTATAAGAGGATACTCGAATATATTATCAAGATTAATCTGGAAGGATATTTCTTAGAAGAGTCATTCACCTCTCTTTTACTTACAAGAATATTAACCCATTTTCCACCGGTTTTGTCGATCTCCAATTTCCTGCCGGAACAGGTATTTCTGGTGTGA
- a CDS encoding CHAT domain-containing protein: MGKCLLEKCSYAILCLVIVVLSACTHMPGPPKWLAKIELNGPYDNELPQKYIAQLRGASLTSDWGIPYIFMSVGLHYESIGDEVRSIHYFDRAIEEFRKRNNLYGEGTATSRKIFTLYEFGRIQDAFNLIKEKEKEWKTLPMKVFVNHNYGHYFLMNGDYAMAATYFKQAIDENSDYKDEFNLQVIRRDSELEYGISLILTDYVSKMLKKYRLMEFDQAFYDAVRTKNIDNGISHLNQVLVMNKEIRKTKIGGYTPENVFQMMETNVFNFLGLANGIKGNWKDSHSYLEKATELAGKASFRIGEMDALLFFNQVYILEKNINDGKKAAEKLNEMGDKYHLPFYQIWAKYILSRYFLGFGDSQKAIDVLKEAAAIIEQQRSTLIIDKLKETYLFNRQVIYESLIYVLSREGDFKGAMEMAERAKSRVMVDLLAGKDVSRDKDEEELLKKEGEYSKDILKIKKQLVKTYDEEEIKEISSKLINAERGYRDLVIKVKNKNEELFSMISVQSLGSSDIQNMLDEDTTLVDYFVTDDLLYIWSIDKGRVHLERVKIPGGELRDLVSSFLSSISSKNREKTENLSQRIYDIILKPVIPFVSKGRIGFIPHDFLYYLPIAALSNNGKYLVEDYSIFYVPSATVFKYTMEKKGEKGLKPLLAFGNPFLGDESLSLPYAEIEVERIQKRIDKASVFLKADATETKAKELLNSYDIVHFATHGHFAEQDPVNSSLLLAPGNGDDGRLSALEIFKLHFKGRAVVLSACKTALGKSSTGSEIIGLNRSFLYAGSPSVVSTLWSIDDKVTADFMDDFYKQIEGGKGIAHSLKQAQVDMIKRKYEPYYWAPFILTGRY, from the coding sequence ATGGGAAAATGTTTACTTGAGAAATGTTCATATGCCATTCTCTGCCTGGTTATTGTTGTATTATCGGCATGTACTCATATGCCGGGACCACCAAAATGGCTTGCCAAAATAGAGTTGAACGGTCCATACGATAACGAGCTGCCCCAAAAATATATAGCTCAGTTAAGAGGAGCCAGCTTAACCTCTGACTGGGGTATCCCTTATATATTTATGAGCGTTGGGCTTCACTACGAGTCAATTGGCGATGAAGTGAGGTCTATACATTATTTTGACAGGGCAATAGAAGAGTTTCGAAAGAGAAATAATCTTTATGGTGAAGGGACGGCAACCTCCAGAAAGATATTCACGTTATATGAATTTGGCAGGATACAGGACGCCTTTAACCTTATCAAGGAAAAAGAGAAAGAGTGGAAGACCCTGCCGATGAAGGTTTTTGTAAATCACAACTACGGACATTACTTCCTGATGAATGGTGATTATGCTATGGCAGCAACTTATTTTAAACAGGCCATAGATGAGAACAGTGATTACAAAGATGAGTTTAATCTACAGGTTATAAGGAGAGACTCAGAACTCGAGTATGGTATATCGCTTATACTGACAGATTATGTAAGCAAGATGCTTAAGAAATACAGATTAATGGAATTCGATCAGGCGTTCTATGATGCCGTTAGAACAAAAAACATAGACAACGGAATATCTCATTTAAATCAAGTCTTAGTGATGAATAAAGAGATAAGAAAAACTAAAATAGGAGGTTATACCCCTGAGAATGTGTTTCAGATGATGGAAACGAATGTTTTTAACTTTCTGGGGTTGGCAAATGGTATAAAAGGAAACTGGAAGGATTCTCATAGTTATTTAGAAAAGGCAACAGAACTTGCAGGAAAGGCAAGCTTCCGCATTGGAGAAATGGATGCCCTGCTATTTTTTAATCAGGTGTATATTCTGGAGAAGAACATCAATGATGGGAAAAAGGCCGCTGAGAAATTGAACGAGATGGGGGATAAATACCACCTTCCCTTTTATCAGATATGGGCAAAGTACATCCTTTCCAGATATTTTCTGGGATTTGGCGATTCACAGAAGGCAATTGATGTGCTGAAAGAGGCAGCAGCAATCATCGAACAACAGCGGTCAACCTTAATTATTGACAAATTAAAGGAGACCTATCTGTTCAACCGACAGGTAATCTATGAGTCTTTGATTTATGTACTATCCCGAGAAGGAGATTTCAAAGGAGCCATGGAGATGGCGGAAAGGGCCAAATCAAGGGTTATGGTAGACCTTCTGGCCGGAAAGGATGTTAGCAGAGACAAAGACGAGGAAGAACTTTTGAAGAAGGAAGGAGAATACAGCAAGGATATCCTTAAGATTAAGAAACAACTGGTTAAGACATACGACGAAGAAGAGATAAAGGAGATTTCATCAAAGCTCATAAATGCGGAACGTGGCTATAGGGATCTGGTTATTAAGGTAAAAAACAAAAACGAAGAACTATTTTCTATGATATCTGTTCAATCTTTGGGGTCGTCAGATATACAGAATATGCTGGATGAAGACACTACGCTTGTCGATTATTTTGTAACAGACGATCTGCTTTACATCTGGTCAATAGATAAAGGCAGGGTTCATTTAGAACGGGTAAAGATCCCCGGTGGTGAACTTAGAGACCTCGTATCTTCCTTCCTGTCTTCCATCTCTTCAAAAAACAGAGAAAAGACAGAAAACCTTTCCCAGAGGATATATGATATAATTTTAAAACCCGTTATACCTTTTGTGTCTAAAGGAAGGATAGGATTTATACCACATGACTTTCTGTATTATCTGCCAATTGCAGCACTGAGCAATAATGGAAAATACCTTGTAGAGGACTACTCCATATTCTATGTCCCCAGCGCAACGGTTTTTAAGTACACAATGGAGAAAAAAGGGGAAAAAGGGCTAAAGCCCCTCCTTGCCTTTGGAAATCCCTTTCTGGGAGACGAGAGTTTAAGCCTGCCTTATGCTGAAATAGAAGTGGAAAGGATACAAAAACGGATAGACAAAGCCAGTGTCTTTCTAAAAGCAGATGCCACAGAGACAAAGGCAAAGGAATTGTTGAATTCCTATGATATTGTCCACTTTGCAACCCATGGCCATTTTGCAGAACAAGACCCTGTTAATTCCAGTCTTTTGTTAGCCCCTGGTAATGGAGATGATGGCAGGCTTTCAGCTTTAGAGATATTCAAACTCCATTTTAAAGGCAGGGCGGTTGTTTTAAGTGCATGTAAGACTGCTTTGGGCAAGTCCTCTACCGGGAGTGAGATAATAGGGCTGAACAGGTCTTTCTTATACGCAGGCAGCCCCTCGGTCGTTTCTACTCTGTGGAGTATCGATGATAAGGTAACAGCCGATTTCATGGATGATTTTTATAAGCAGATTGAAGGCGGTAAAGGGATAGCCCATTCTCTGAAACAGGCTCAGGTGGATATGATTAAAAGAAAGTACGAGCCGTATTACTGGGCTCCCTTTATTTTGACTGGGCGGTATTAA
- a CDS encoding Ada metal-binding domain-containing protein, with product MKKIRISLSIIVLVVFSVICLAIAADYKYVGSAKSNKYHYPNCRWAQKIKSENLVTFKSAKEALATGYVPCKVCKPPTTD from the coding sequence ATGAAGAAAATTAGAATTTCATTGTCTATAATTGTTTTGGTAGTTTTCTCTGTTATCTGTTTAGCCATTGCAGCCGACTATAAATATGTAGGCTCTGCCAAGTCTAATAAGTATCACTATCCTAATTGTAGATGGGCGCAAAAAATCAAATCAGAGAATCTAGTAACCTTTAAATCAGCAAAAGAGGCTTTAGCGACCGGGTATGTTCCTTGTAAAGTCTGTAAACCACCGACTACAGATTGA
- a CDS encoding nucleotidyltransferase family protein, with amino-acid sequence MATKTRIEIPGERVAEFCRKHHIRRLSFFGSVISDHFTQDSDVDVLVEFEQGQVVGLLRLASIEIELSDILGRKVDLRTPADLSRYFRAEVLSVAEVQYAEG; translated from the coding sequence ATGGCTACTAAGACAAGGATAGAAATACCCGGAGAAAGAGTTGCAGAATTTTGCAGAAAGCATCATATCCGCAGGCTTTCTTTCTTCGGATCGGTCATAAGCGATCATTTTACACAGGACAGCGATGTTGACGTGCTTGTTGAATTTGAGCAGGGCCAAGTTGTAGGTTTGTTGCGCCTTGCTTCCATTGAAATTGAACTTTCAGATATTTTAGGTCGTAAAGTAGATTTGAGAACGCCCGCTGATTTAAGCCGTTACTTCAGAGCTGAGGTGCTTTCAGTCGCAGAGGTTCAGTATGCGGAAGGATAA